CATTTTCTGTAGCGTCTCGGAGTCTACTGTCTCAGACTCCAGCTCAATTTCTTCCGGAGTTTTAGGTTTAGGCACTACAATCCCTGCTCGTAGCTGTTCAATTTGTAAGTTGAGGTTATTTTCAAGCTGCTTGAATTCAGTTTCCCGTTGATCCATATATTGGCGCCAACTCTCTGCAATTTCGGAACACTTTTGTTCAACTGTTTGCTCCCAGACCCTATTCACTTCAGCAATTCGAGCTTCTACATCAGCATCTGGCTGTGTCTTGGTTGAGGTTCCTTCGGTTGTTATTTGCTGCTGCTTCATCGTTTCCAAGGTGCTTTTCAGTTCAGTCAGTTCTAGATTTTTCGTGTCGAGTTCCAGAAGTATTTCCTTCATTCTGTCCTCATTCGCCAAACTATTCATAACGTGATTATTTAGAACTTGCAGCTCAGTTTCCATTTGTTGTTTCTCTTGCTTCATGTCTTCTAGCTCTTTTTCTAACACTTTTATCTTTTCTTGAGAGTCATCCGTGCTTCTTGTGGATCTCTGAGCCATTTCTTCCGTTAACTGCTTCGACAAATTATTTTCCAATTCAACTTTATCTGACTCGAGTTGTTGAACTTGCATCCTAAGCTGAACAATTTCCTGGTTCTTTGTGAGTATCTCTTGTACTAATAATTGAGTCTGATCTTCTTGCATCAAATCTTGCACCTTCTGTTTCAGATGCAAGATTTCTGCCTCTTTGTATTGTACTTGCGATGTAAGATCTTGAACTTTTTCCTCGAGCGTGTCGCTTGTTTGCGACGACTCCGCTCTAATCTCCGAGTTGACCTTCAAGGCTTCAATTTCCTCGGCAAATGTGTTGCATTTTTCCATCCACATTCTCACATCTTCTGACAGCTGCGCGTTTTCATTTACCTTCTCGAGATACTCATTCTGTAGTTTTCCCAACTGAGATTTTATGGAATCCGACTCAGTTGATAGTTGGCCGATTGTTGCTTGGTAGTCGTTTAATTGGAATTGGAAGTTTTGGTTCATTTGTGCGGCATTGCTTAGTTCTGCTTCCTTCTCGGAAAGACGAACTTGCTGGTTTTCTAAATCGAGTTTCAGTTTTTCTACTTCATTTTGTGTGGCAGTTGAGACAAGTTCGGTTGTTTCCGCAGTTTCCAGCTTTTCTTTCAATTCCTTGATTTTATTTTCGCTAATCCGCACATTTTCCCTCTCATCATCAAGAAGTGCCTGTAGCTCGTCACGGTCAACTTTCAAGTCTTCCAGTTCCTGAAGCGTAGTTTTTAGTTTGACTTGCAATTCTTTATGCTCAACAGTTTGTGTTGTTGCGGTCGTAGTAGTTTCCACTTGATGGCGGTTGCTATCATCTCGCTCACCCCATTCTTCCAGTTGTTTAAGTTGCTGGCTTAGCTGCCTGATTTTCACTTGAAGTCCCTCCACTTCAATATCTTGGCGCTCCTTCATCTCTGTCATTCGCTCGTTCGCTGAGGTAAGGACATCAATCcgcttcaataagttttgctttTCGGCGGATTCTTTTTCCTGTAATTTCTTCATTTCTGACGCTTTCTCCTCCAGGCTCTTAACTTGCGACTTCAGTTCATCCTGTATGGCGAGGTCTAAATCACTGGAATCAATTGAGGTTGATTTCCTGAACGCCTTCTCCGATTCGGCTTGATCGAGTCTTAATTTATACTCTTTCAACTTTTTCATAAGTTTACCGCATTTTACTTGCAGCTCGATCACTCTTTCATCAGATCGACTTCTCTCCAATTCGAGTTCGTCAATGCGATTTTTATATTCTGATATTTGGGCATTTTCATTCGATTTCGACTGCATCATCTCATTCTGATGACGCTCTTCTAAGGCGGCTTCTTCCGAACCCCAGCCCCAGCCCTCTTCTGTATCGATAGCTGTTGCTTCCGTTGCTTCTGGATAAAGTAAATAGGCCTTCTTAGGAACTATAACCTCTTCTACCACTGGAACTGGATTCGACTCGGCCGTAGCATTGCCAGAGCCCTGTACTAAGCGATCAAACTCCGATGCAGGCTGTTGTGGAGCATTAttaaagaataaattcaaggatGGAACTGGTTCAGTTGCCAAGTTTTCAGTAACGATCATCGATTCAATATTCTTCTGGACTTCCAACTCCTTTTGTTTATCTTCGTATTCTTTGATCCGCTCTTCGTAGCTTTTAACAGCCTCGTCATATCGACGTACCTGATCCTGTAACTGGATCAATGTATTTTCGTGAATAGCCGTCAAATTTTTAAGTTTATTTTCCAATTCGTTTGCGTACTTTTCTAAATCTGAAACGTTTCGTTCTAGATCCTCAATTTTCTTCTGATCGGGTTGACCAGCTCCCTGTCCCAGTTCCCCTACATGATGTGCGGTAATTAACTCATCAAAAATGGAGTTCGAGTCCGATGTGGTCGCGAAGAAATTATTAGGCGGTGGTGCGGCAGGCGCAGTGGAATGTGTGAAACTTGGCTTTTGCAACTCAGTTCGTAGTTCGGATAATTCTTGCTGCGATTTTGCAAGTTGCTCTTGCAGGACCTGGACGTCTTGCACGCTTGCATTGTAAATTTGATCCTTTTCAGCCAGAAGCGACTGAAGTTTGTTTACCTCCTCCTCtagacttttcactttttctttgAACATTGCCTCAGAATTGGCTGTTTCTAGGACCGTCAGGTCGCCCGACTGGGCCGCTGCTGGGAAAGTATCAGGCGGTGCACTCAAGCCTGCCACCATGGAAGCCATTTGAAGCTTCAAATTCTCTTTTTGGTAGTTTTCAATGGCTGCTTCTTTCTCCGTCAATTGCTCTTTCAGTCGTTTGTTCTCATTTTCAATGAAGACTTGGTCGTCTGTCTGATTCTGACCGACTTGCATTCGAACAGAATCCAATTCCTTGATTTGCTCGCGGAGGccattcatttcaatttcatgGCTTTGCACGACGGATTCCAGTTGATGTTTCAAATTCTCGATTTCCGTTTTATCCTGCATCACTTGCATTCTCATTTCTTGCAATTCGTACTGATCCTGCGTCATGTTATCATTTTGCATTCTGACCCACGTCATTTCTCGTTCAAGATCGCTTCTAATTTGCTCCAGCGAGTTGGCACTCTCCTTCAGTCTCACATTTTCATCTTTCAGCTCATTGATTTCATCCTGCGCTTTTTCCAGGCTTTCCTGTAGTTTACGTTTTTCTTGGTTAATATTACTAAGCTGAACACTGAGGTCGTTTTCTAGCTCATCAATTTCGGCATGTTTCTGTGCCAGACGACCTTCGTAGATGTTTTGTTGTCTGCTTATTTCTGATCGTACATTTTCAAGTTGCTCCTGAAGAGACTCATTCTCGGCTGTTAAACGATCTACATGTTCATGTTTGTATGTATCTAAGTCTTTCTCAGCTTTCGAGAGTTGCAGTTGTAATTCTGCATTCTCGCCGCACAAGTGTTCCATTTTCTCCGCCAATTCTTCTTTCGCTTCTTGTGCTTCTATTAGTCGTTTCCCGATAACGTCATCGTGATCCAGGAGCATGTTGAGGCGATATATTAAGGCGTCTTCGTTTCTTTCATATTCATCCGTTTTCTCCTGCAACTGGGCGTCGAGCATGTCCGTCTTCCTTTCCAGTGATTGTCGTCTTTCTTCGAAGGCGGCTATGCAGTTTTCTAATTTTATTATCTTCTCTTTGTAGTTATTATTTTCAGTCTCTAGCGATTCAATGTAGCCCGTATTCTCTTGGAATTTCGCCTGAATGCCGTCATAGAGAGTCTCTAAGCGAGTGATCGTTTGTTGGAACGTCTCACGTTCATTATCATACGTTTGAGCCAGTTTTTGATATTCCTCCCGAAGTTGGGAAAGTTCAGTGTTATCTTCCTTGGTTACCTCAGCGACAGGAACGGTCGATTTTTTCTGCAGATCTTCTAATTCGCCAGTGAGTCGATGAATTTCTCGATTCTTCTCTTTAATAACAGATTTGCTTTTCTCGAATTTCAACGTTTTGCTTTTCAGCTCCTCGCTGATGGTGTGTAGCTTCTCCTGACTAAGACGCGACTCGTTTTGGCTTAGTTCGAGCTCTTTCCGCAATCTCTGGATTTCGTCTTccttcatatttgtatctttgtgAAGTACATCTACCAAACCATGCACTTCATTGATGCTTCGCTCGAAATACTCCACTTTCGATTTGTATTGTGTCACTTCAGTCTTCAGGCTTTCACATTCCGAAGCAAGCGCTCTACATTGTTCCAGGGCGGAGTCTCGTTCTTTCTTCAAACTGGTAATTTCATTCTTCAGTGAATCCGCTTCTTGTTTAGGAATGGTTGCTGCACGAAGAGCGTTGATTTGCGCTTGATATTGGTGAACTTCATTTCGCAAGTTCTTCACCAAGTCCTCTTGCTCCGCGATAGACGAAGAGGCAGTTTGCGGCGAGGAATTCACTTCTTTCAGCTTTGTCTCCAATTCTGtacaatgaatcgatttctttttcaaatttgcggcgaattttttcagtttttccacctgttcctTGTTTTTCGCTTCCAATTCAAGGTTGGTCTTCTCCAGCGTTTTAACTTTGGCGTCCAGCAAGTCGTTCTGCCTCTCTAGGTCTGCCAGCATTTCAGTTTTCTCTCCGCTGCTCCTATTTGCATGCAGCTCCAACAAAAGTTTTTCTATTACACTTTTATTTTCCTCGTTTTCTTTCGCAAGCGCTTCATTCTCCGTCTTGTTTGCTTCGAGCAGTTCTTGCAGATACGTTATTTCGTCGTCTTTCTCGGCTACCTTGGCGGAATTTTCCTCCATTGTTCTATAGAGTTCCATGATCTGGGCATTCAAAGTCTCGATGGTGTCTTGTTTATTTTGCAGATCCGCTGACTGATCGGCAATCAGTTTCTGGTTAGCGCTCAATGCGTTCTCcaacttctttatttcttctttcaactCAGCATTGAACGTTTCGTTAGATTTTGCGTTCTCATTCTGCAGTAAATTCAATTCCGACTGCA
The DNA window shown above is from Hermetia illucens chromosome 5, iHerIll2.2.curated.20191125, whole genome shotgun sequence and carries:
- the LOC119657887 gene encoding protein lava lamp; protein product: MSTGDPGAVSGPGGQEPISNLQETMNRQQEKISALKELVRKSEAAHGKSTTSAQEKVKNIAKRLSHIKSKARSRQNLDSSLSELKDEPIFEETPVSSPAPQKARSETPGSEKIQLLRRQVEESKIKMAERENSKREIEERVTQLKAKFDSTQQSLERSSELGRSMGDLSILSPGSVKEKFKSATDLSFTPLNLDKEKIKFLENRIKLLEKQIEKQGNTSTVSEPEAVTTLKNRILDLEENLREKECIIEARTQAVSLMSESLSAKTATTVDTLEETRLEMQKMQQTFVESENTLREQIRSLQDEIAEKDLKIRNLEEVNDILETARFELTVKNADLESKLEGVQEYTKLDELNKLNETLQHKITTLEEQLTEKTVECNVLNANFSVLQEKLKSTAPKSLFSNSGDEEAGLEIKKLKDQLDEANKSMIKIKLKSKQLQKQVDKFKKMSDANSEVIRLSDENQELQMKIAELEEEKGSLQLKLLSGGSEIEKMDESELAKKIQVLETTCQNQTSAIQLLEEQKLELQTTNQELESLRDQIQQTERQKDAEVASQIESIELEEREDKYILQTNKLTADCEQLRSENQKLQEEIHRLEDEKQELQKKVDHYIAENIELLDKVEKLSKSSSSAESIEIVERLTHQEKLEMEEFNKKVSAHEESEAEAHSKEKADDQPDTVMGQELSDSLVKLREESSELMHRIELFTKERREVLGKMEILTSENQELLKQIDELKAEKATVEDLLTKTKLEIVVLEDKLDTTTSEKIELQKEFAESTELKAKLEDELNALSQAKHAASNKAFYRETIDQCSESLSQMTAELENYRKSNDKSTRLNASKKLAKEAKNACQQFSDLLEKLRTSENIGKEADESAVDAELKRKLVESEATIESLQGELKASIESLAVKDAQVVEINKKLNSALGDLTEGRLQHQTELSALENIRKELEAKLGAADNEINILKTLVAEQKQQLIEAFTEHEIELNAKLAEIEKYEKQVSGLQSELNLLQNENAKSNETFNAELKEEIKKLENALSANQKLIADQSADLQNKQDTIETLNAQIMELYRTMEENSAKVAEKDDEITYLQELLEANKTENEALAKENEENKSVIEKLLLELHANRSSGEKTEMLADLERQNDLLDAKVKTLEKTNLELEAKNKEQVEKLKKFAANLKKKSIHCTELETKLKEVNSSPQTASSSIAEQEDLVKNLRNEVHQYQAQINALRAATIPKQEADSLKNEITSLKKERDSALEQCRALASECESLKTEVTQYKSKVEYFERSINEVHGLVDVLHKDTNMKEDEIQRLRKELELSQNESRLSQEKLHTISEELKSKTLKFEKSKSVIKEKNREIHRLTGELEDLQKKSTVPVAEVTKEDNTELSQLREEYQKLAQTYDNERETFQQTITRLETLYDGIQAKFQENTGYIESLETENNNYKEKIIKLENCIAAFEERRQSLERKTDMLDAQLQEKTDEYERNEDALIYRLNMLLDHDDVIGKRLIEAQEAKEELAEKMEHLCGENAELQLQLSKAEKDLDTYKHEHVDRLTAENESLQEQLENVRSEISRQQNIYEGRLAQKHAEIDELENDLSVQLSNINQEKRKLQESLEKAQDEINELKDENVRLKESANSLEQIRSDLEREMTWVRMQNDNMTQDQYELQEMRMQVMQDKTEIENLKHQLESVVQSHEIEMNGLREQIKELDSVRMQVGQNQTDDQVFIENENKRLKEQLTEKEAAIENYQKENLKLQMASMVAGLSAPPDTFPAAAQSGDLTVLETANSEAMFKEKVKSLEEEVNKLQSLLAEKDQIYNASVQDVQVLQEQLAKSQQELSELRTELQKPSFTHSTAPAAPPPNNFFATTSDSNSIFDELITAHHVGELGQGAGQPDQKKIEDLERNVSDLEKYANELENKLKNLTAIHENTLIQLQDQVRRYDEAVKSYEERIKEYEDKQKELEVQKNIESMIVTENLATEPVPSLNLFFNNAPQQPASEFDRLVQGSGNATAESNPVPVVEEVIVPKKAYLLYPEATEATAIDTEEGWGWGSEEAALEERHQNEMMQSKSNENAQISEYKNRIDELELERSRSDERVIELQVKCGKLMKKLKEYKLRLDQAESEKAFRKSTSIDSSDLDLAIQDELKSQVKSLEEKASEMKKLQEKESAEKQNLLKRIDVLTSANERMTEMKERQDIEVEGLQVKIRQLSQQLKQLEEWGERDDSNRHQVETTTTATTQTVEHKELQVKLKTTLQELEDLKVDRDELQALLDDERENVRISENKIKELKEKLETAETTELVSTATQNEVEKLKLDLENQQVRLSEKEAELSNAAQMNQNFQFQLNDYQATIGQLSTESDSIKSQLGKLQNEYLEKVNENAQLSEDVRMWMEKCNTFAEEIEALKVNSEIRAESSQTSDTLEEKVQDLTSQVQYKEAEILHLKQKVQDLMQEDQTQLLVQEILTKNQEIVQLRMQVQQLESDKVELENNLSKQLTEEMAQRSTRSTDDSQEKIKVLEKELEDMKQEKQQMETELQVLNNHVMNSLANEDRMKEILLELDTKNLELTELKSTLETMKQQQITTEGTSTKTQPDADVEARIAEVNRVWEQTVEQKCSEIAESWRQYMDQRETEFKQLENNLNLQIEQLRAGIVVPKPKTPEEIELESETVDSETLQKMRSVMEQQELEIVTLKEQLAMRSAEYARLAARHDPYALSTSSNLSFEPRTQRKLSTSSSGMTAGSDQPGVVPKSELDLALYMLHQRDMRCEELTLELVSLLEERDTLQLKLSNSLRQIEEIKQKSSYLESGSESDQASSNANSPEKSTKPKPVGGAETDQQSDNLNSKISQLQSVGYAKDKRIREEREQRQRQMEKIQQDVANIPSEAVSELVGSNLSNTVQSPSNVLLDWLWGKNNSQQS